One window from the genome of Garra rufa chromosome 1, GarRuf1.0, whole genome shotgun sequence encodes:
- the LOC141283308 gene encoding general transcription factor II-I repeat domain-containing protein 2-like has protein sequence MAEAPRKKAKTYNFHPEWEQEFLFTLVKEKCVCMLCHQKQALCKRGNLERHHNTNHPKFKDRYPQKSAIRARKVDELRSELKAQQSLFTKSADQNKAATEASFHVSHFLAKNKKPFTDGELFKEAMAITAETIFKDFKNKDDIKASLRAVPLGPASVARRVESLSEDVDRQVLKDLSLCEYFSLQFDESLDAVDTAQLVVFVRMAFQDSTTKEDFLTLLHLKERTRGEDIYTEFKKYVSENDIPIHKLVAITTDGAPAMRGVRLGFIALCRNDPDFPEFKNYHCVIHQQALAGKVVDFSHVMSLVVKLINSIRAKALQRRLFKALLDELDAAYGDLLLHADVRWLSRGKVLQRFVDLLPEIKTFLSARNEEHKELSDDAWLCDLGFLTDLTAKLNTLNNELQGKDRHLPHMISAVNAFKSKLGVWITHLKNGRLTHFPNLEKMSQSIKDKDVFHPEKYCAHLDKVATEFNMRFGELNEMECIAAFVSNPFMLIDIEQVAAKFQLVFSLSSGVDMELVDLQNDIELKARSRDSDFWGLVNREKFPLLTACALKVSAYFGSTYLCEMAFSQMKIIKSKYRSRLTDRHLTDCLKLAVSSYEPDFRGLTESIQSQPSH, from the coding sequence ATGGCGGAGGCTCCACGAAAGAAGGCAAAAACCTACAATTTTCATCCAGAATGGGAACAGGAATTTCTGTTTACCTTGGTAAAAGAGAAGTGTGTATGTATGTTGTGCCACCAAAAACAAGCATTATGTAAAAGAGGGAATCTGGAGAGGCATCACAATACCAACCACCCGAAATTTAAAGACCGCTACCCGCAAAAGAGCGCGATTCGTGCACGGAAAGTTGACGAGCTGAGATCTGAGTTGAAGGCCCAGCAATCACTTTTTACAAAATCTGCTGATCAAAATAAGGCTGCTACTGAAGCATCGTTTCATGTAAGTCACTTTCTGGCTAAAAACAAAAAGCCTTTTACGGATGGCGAATTATTCAAGGAAGCCATGGCCATTACTGCAGAGACTATTTTCAAGGATTTCAAAAACAAAGACGACATAAAAGCCTCACTCCGTGCTGTGCCTCTCGGCCCTGCATCAGTGGCAAGGAGGGTCGAGTCACTGTCAGAGGACGTGGATCGACAGGTGTTAAAGGACTTGTCACTCTGTGAATATTTTTCACTGCAGTTCGACGAATCTCTGGATGCAGTGGACACAGCTCAGCTTGTTGTTTTTGTCAGAATGGCTTTCCAGGATTCTACAACAAAAGAGGACTTCCTCACTCTTTTGCACTTAAAGGAGAGAACGCGAGGTGAGGATATTTACACTgagtttaaaaaatatgtaaGCGAAAATGATATCCCCATTCATAAACTGGTAGCAATTACCACCGACGGAGCACCGGCGATGCGTGGCGTGCGCCTGGGTTTTATAGCACTGTGCCGTAATGACCCTGATTTTCCCGAGTTCAAGAATTATCATTGTGTCATTCATCAGCAGGCCTTAGCAGGGAAAGTCGTAGATTTTTCACACGTAATGTCATTGGTGGTCAAACTGATAAACTCGATACGAGCAAAAGCACTTCAGCGTCGCTTATTCAAGGCGTTACTGGATGAGCTCGATGCCGCGTATGGAGACCTACTACTTCATGCTGATGTGCGGTGGTTGAGCCGCGGGAAAGTGCTTCAGCGGTTTGTTGACTTACTGCCTGAGATAAAGACATTTCTATCTGCAAGAAACGAGGAGCACAAGGAACTGTCAGATGATGCGTGGCTGTGTGACCTGGGGTTTCTGACAGACTTGACCGCAAAGCTGAATACACTCAATAACGAGCTCCAGGGAAAAGACCGACACCTGCCACACATGATCAGCGCAGTGAATGCGTTTAAGTCTAAGCTTGGTGTTTGGATCACACATCTTAAAAACGGGAGGCTAACACACTTTCCcaacctggaaaaaatgtcacagagcattaAAGACAAGGACGTTTTTCACCCTGAGAAATACTGTGCACACCTGGACAAAGTTGCAACAGAGTTCAATATGCGTTTTGGTGAGTTAAACGAAATGGAATGCATTGCTGCATTTGTCTCAAACCCATTCATGCTCATTGATATAGAACAGGTAGCAGCCAAATTCCAGCTAGTTTTTTCTTTGTCTAGTGGAGTTGACATGGAGTTGGTTGATTTGCAAAATGACATTGAGCTGAAAGCCAGATCAAGGGACAGTGACTTTTGGGGACTTGTCAACAGAGAAAAGTTTCCGCTCCTCACTGCATGTGCACTTAAAGTGAGTGCCTATTTTGGATCAACTTACCTCTGTGAAATGGCATTTTCACAGATGAAAATAATCAAATCCAAATACAGGAGCCGCCTTACTGACAGACACCTCACAGACTGCCTCAAACTGGCTGTCTCTAGCTATGAGCCAGACTTCAGAGGACTCACAGAGAGTATTCAGTCACAGCCATCACACTGA
- the LOC141283208 gene encoding trypsin-1-like, which translates to MKFNITLSAAGVILFYIAGSLCQLDVCGRAPLSNKIVGGENATAGVWPWQISIHLTVQNFDFGHFCGGTLITKDWVLSAAHCFQWFNASYIVMYFGRLNQSGSNPYEINMTASRIINHPNFTLPNLDNDIALIQLSSSVAFSDYIRPVCLAAAGSVFAAGTESWVTGWGLLQPNGTKLPDILQEVMIPVVNDSDCINAYGGVNISITNNMVCAGLLKQGGKGACQGDSGGPMVSRKGSMWIQSGIVSFGIVCADPTFPSVFARVSQYQDWIKSHTGSNSPGFVAFSAASNSIFRCMPNLNLFPLSLILYYSPLFLFLTS; encoded by the exons ATGAAGTTCAACATCACTTTGAGTGCTGCTGGAGTCATACTTTTCTACATAGCAG GTTCGCTCTGCCAGTTAGATG TATGTGGTCGAGCACCTCTCAGCAACAAAATTGTCGGAGGTGAGAACGCGACAGCAGGTGTTTGGCCGTGGCAGATCAGCATACATCTCACTGTTCAGAACTTTGACTTTGGCCATTTCTGTGGGGGGACTCTCATCACGAAAGACTGGGTTTTATCTGCAGCTCACTGCTTTCAGTG GTTCAATGCATCTTACATCGTGATGTACTTTGGACGTCTGAACCAATCCGGCTCAAATCCTTATGAAATAAACATGACAGCAAGTCGAATCATCAACCATCCTAACTTTACCCTTCCTAATCTTGACAACGACATAGCACTGATCCAGCTCTCCTCCTCTGTGGCTTTCTCTGATTACATTAGGCCGGTCTGTCTGGCAGCGGCTGGTAGTGTGTTTGCTGCAGGTACGGAGAGCTGGGTCACTGGATGGGGCCTGCTGCAACCTAATG GCACCAAGCTTCCTGATATACTGCAGGAGGTGATGATACCAGTTGTGAATGACAGTGACTGTATTAATGCTTATGGAGGGGTCAACATAAGCATTACAAATAATATGGTGTGTGCAGGATTGTTAAAACAGGGAGGAAAGGGTGCATGTCAG GGAGACTCTGGAGGTCCAATGGTCAGTAGGAAAGGCTCCATGTGGATTCAATCCGGCATTGTGAGTTTTGGTATAGTTTGTGCGGACCCCACATTTCCCTCTGTGTTCGCCAGAGTCTCTCAGTACCAGGACTGGATCAAGTCTCACACGGGCAGCAACTCGCCTGGATTTGTTGCATTCAGTGCAGCATCCAACTCCATCTTCAGATGCATGCCAAACCTAAACTTATTTCCTCTTTCTCTCATATTGTACTACAGTCCTCTCTTCCTCTTTCTCACTTCCTAA
- the LOC141331017 gene encoding uncharacterized protein translates to MVFVKEETEEDMHEPESWRIKQEKQEGLMKVKEERQDLNEVEETHQDQNDAGEQSVSCSKTEKSYSQSNPEIAEVERPFSCSQCGNTFKQKRSLMYHTLVHAGIKPFSCSECGKSFTQKKQLNDHVRIHASEKPFSCSECGSAFTRRAGLKNHMIIHSGKNPFSCSECGNTFKQKRSLMYHMLVHAGIKPFTCSECGKSFTQKKQLTEHVRIHASEKPFTCSECGSTFTRKASLNNHMIIHSGEKPFSCSECGNTFTRKGSLKNHMLIHNGIKPFVCSQCGKSFIQKGHLKVHLITHSSEKPFSCSQCGNAFSRKECLKIHMLVHTGKKPFTCSQCGISFTYKQGFNSHMRIHAEATSSVSEEL, encoded by the exons atggtgtttgttaaagaggagaCTGAGGAAGACATGCATGAACCAGAATCatggagaataaaacaggagaaaCAAGAAG GCCTGATGAAAGTGAAAGAGGAAAGACAAGACTTGAATGAAGTGGAGGAGACACATCAGGATCAGAATGATGCTGGTGAACAATCAGTGAGTTGCTCCAAAACTGAGAAGAGTTACTCACAAAGCAACCCTGAAATAGCAGAAGTCGAAAggcctttcagctgctctcagtgtgggAACACTTTCAAACAGAAAAGAAGCCTTATGTACCACACATTGGTTCATGCTGGAATAAAACCTTTCagctgctctgagtgtggaaagagttttacacagaaaaaacAACTTAACGATCATGTGCGTATTCACGCTTCGGaaaagcctttcagctgctctgagtgtggaagcGCTTTCACACGTAGAGCAGGCCTTAAAAACCACATGATAATTCATAGCGGGAAAAATCCTTTCAGCTGCTCTGAATGTGGAAACACTTTCAAACAGAAAAGAAGTCTTATGTACCACATGTTAGTTCATGCTGGAAtaaagcctttcacctgctctgagtgtggaaagagtttcacacagAAAAAACAACTCACCGAACATGTTCGAATTCACGCTTcagaaaagcctttcacctgctctgagtgtggaagcACTTTCACGCGTAAAGCAAGTCTCAACAATCACATGATCATTCATagtggagaaaagcctttcagttGCTCTGAATGTGGAAACACTTTCACACGTAAAGGAAGCCTGAAGAATCACATGCTGATTCACAATGGGATAAAGCCTTTcgtctgctctcagtgtggaaagagttttattcagaaaggacacCTTAAGGTTCATTTGATAACTCACTCTTCGGaaaagcctttcagctgctctcagtgtggaaacgctttcagtcgtaaagaatgcCTCAAGATTCACATGTTAGTTCATACTGGGAAAAAGCCTTTTacttgctctcagtgtggaatCAGTTTCACCTATAAACAAGGATTTAatagtcacatgagaattcacgctGAAGCGACGTCATCTGTGTCAGAAGAACTTTAA